From Draconibacterium halophilum, one genomic window encodes:
- a CDS encoding ABC transporter permease → MFKHFIKISLRNILKNKVNTTLNVTSLALGITISLLIATYAINELNTDKFHSQEEHIYKVSYGNSSLTPGPLNEFLKNQFPEIEQTAHIETRQLNMFSPVVQFRNKSFEIERYYSANPGFFEIFDFEVLQGDIQSAMESPFSMILTESEAARIFGETNPIGETVTWKSRQDDTFTVRAIVKDLPSNSSIQFNGLVSDASINGMRGNYYSENWGHTVYESYLLVKPNIVVAEFEEKLQKNLIAHYASQLSNNESANDAELNPLSLHRLRDVYFDKSLSNDTTNRGNIMLVNILLVIGGIVMLLSVINYVNLTTARASNRHKEIGVQKLIGSSRRNLIFQYLSETTIVSFLAVVAGAFFALILVKRYGVFMNVTNGLTFQPRMFLMLIPTILLLGFVAGIYPALLLSSKKAIEIIKMKTGNNSGGGNLRRALIIFQFSVTIVLITATFLIFKQVNYIKDKDLGIPSEQVVYAKLPFQILAGKKETLRERLHTLPEVQEIAFSSNMFGGIEGLNSQEIDGKMLNFATTWVDAEFIELYNLQLADGRFFSKNLKTDENATALLNEAAVREFGVEDPFQLNIRIPGGKAKVVGIVKDFNYKSLHNRIEPLAIIYLPGQGQYVNLKIAGNDLVKTLAKISSVWDELAPGFPFSYHFLDQSFEKLYKKDEQMAKAVSLFSLIAIAIAVLGILGLSFFWQKIAPKKSVSEK, encoded by the coding sequence ATGTTTAAACATTTTATTAAAATAAGTTTACGAAACATTCTTAAAAACAAGGTAAATACTACACTGAATGTAACAAGTTTAGCCTTAGGAATTACTATTTCGTTGTTGATAGCAACTTATGCAATTAATGAATTAAATACAGATAAATTCCATTCGCAAGAAGAACACATTTATAAAGTAAGTTATGGCAATTCAAGTTTAACTCCGGGACCATTAAATGAGTTTCTAAAAAATCAATTCCCAGAAATTGAGCAGACTGCTCATATTGAAACGCGACAATTAAATATGTTTTCACCGGTGGTTCAGTTTAGAAACAAATCGTTCGAAATTGAGAGGTATTATTCTGCGAACCCGGGATTTTTCGAAATATTTGACTTTGAAGTTCTACAGGGCGATATTCAATCAGCCATGGAATCGCCATTTTCGATGATACTTACCGAAAGTGAGGCAGCCCGGATTTTTGGCGAAACAAATCCAATTGGCGAAACAGTAACATGGAAAAGCAGACAAGACGATACATTTACCGTAAGGGCAATTGTAAAAGATTTGCCTTCAAATTCATCCATTCAATTTAATGGTTTGGTTTCCGACGCATCGATTAATGGAATGAGAGGCAACTATTATTCTGAAAATTGGGGTCACACGGTTTACGAAAGTTATCTGCTTGTAAAGCCTAACATTGTTGTGGCTGAGTTTGAAGAAAAACTTCAAAAAAATCTTATTGCCCATTACGCCAGTCAATTATCAAATAATGAAAGCGCCAACGACGCCGAATTAAATCCACTTTCGCTGCATCGTTTAAGGGATGTTTATTTTGATAAAAGCCTAAGTAACGACACTACTAACCGTGGAAATATAATGTTGGTGAATATTCTTTTAGTTATTGGTGGAATTGTAATGTTGCTGTCGGTTATTAACTATGTAAACCTTACCACAGCCCGCGCATCCAACAGGCATAAAGAAATTGGCGTTCAAAAACTAATCGGATCAAGCCGTAGAAATCTCATTTTCCAATACCTGTCGGAAACTACAATCGTTAGTTTTCTTGCTGTAGTTGCAGGTGCATTTTTTGCCTTGATTTTAGTTAAACGATATGGTGTTTTTATGAATGTCACCAACGGATTAACATTTCAACCCAGAATGTTTCTGATGCTTATTCCTACAATTCTACTCTTGGGTTTTGTTGCAGGAATTTACCCCGCACTTTTGCTTTCGTCGAAAAAAGCCATCGAGATAATTAAAATGAAAACCGGTAATAATAGCGGTGGAGGCAACCTGCGACGCGCACTTATTATTTTTCAATTCTCGGTTACAATCGTTCTTATTACTGCTACTTTTTTAATCTTCAAACAAGTTAATTACATAAAGGATAAAGACCTTGGAATACCTAGCGAGCAAGTTGTTTACGCAAAACTGCCTTTCCAGATTTTAGCAGGAAAAAAAGAGACTCTTCGAGAGCGTTTACACACATTGCCTGAAGTACAAGAAATCGCTTTCTCGAGTAATATGTTCGGAGGGATTGAGGGATTGAACAGCCAGGAGATTGATGGAAAAATGCTAAACTTTGCTACAACTTGGGTGGATGCCGAATTTATTGAACTCTACAATTTACAACTTGCTGATGGACGATTTTTCTCAAAAAACCTAAAGACCGATGAAAATGCCACTGCACTTTTAAATGAAGCAGCGGTAAGAGAGTTTGGAGTTGAAGATCCTTTTCAATTAAATATTCGCATACCGGGAGGAAAAGCTAAAGTGGTTGGTATTGTTAAAGATTTCAATTATAAATCGTTACACAATCGTATCGAGCCGCTTGCAATAATTTATTTGCCAGGGCAGGGACAATATGTAAATCTGAAAATTGCTGGAAACGATCTAGTCAAAACCTTAGCAAAAATCAGTTCAGTTTGGGATGAACTAGCTCCGGGGTTTCCTTTCAGCTACCATTTTCTCGACCAAAGTTTTGAAAAGCTATACAAAAAAGATGAGCAAATGGCCAAAGCAGTTTCGCTGTTTTCTCTCATAGCAATTGCAATTGCAGTGCTGGGTATACTTGGCCTTTCCTTTTTTTGGCAGAAAATCGCACCAAAGAAATCGGTATCCGAAAAGTAA
- a CDS encoding ABC transporter permease: MAENRTKEIGIRKVNGARISEILTMLNRDFIKWVAIAFVIATPVAYYSMNKWLENFAYKTTLSWWIFALAGLLALGIALLTVSWQSWRAATRNPVEALRYE; this comes from the coding sequence TTGGCAGAAAATCGCACCAAAGAAATCGGTATCCGAAAAGTAAATGGTGCTCGTATATCAGAAATACTTACAATGCTAAATCGCGACTTTATAAAATGGGTAGCCATAGCTTTTGTAATAGCCACCCCGGTTGCTTACTATTCAATGAATAAATGGCTCGAAAACTTTGCTTACAAAACTACTTTAAGCTGGTGGATTTTTGCACTGGCCGGATTACTGGCTTTGGGCATTGCATTGCTAACGGTGAGCTGGCAAAGTTGGCGTGCTGCAACGCGGAATCCTGTCGAAGCACTTCGATATGAGTAG